The following proteins come from a genomic window of Vibrio vulnificus NBRC 15645 = ATCC 27562:
- a CDS encoding A24 family peptidase: protein MPLAITLIFFTALYASFTDAKSRVISNHTVVFAFLCCFIFAFLNGYLLHSFLIATLCFALSFILWLFGFWGGGDAKYFPVMMVGVKPDYAIEAICYIGLFGGITVIGVYVYCLIAKKEIKKIGIPYGIPISASCCLFMLLSLLVLR, encoded by the coding sequence ATGCCACTCGCCATAACATTAATATTTTTTACAGCACTCTACGCATCATTTACTGATGCCAAATCTCGCGTCATATCGAACCACACCGTTGTTTTTGCTTTTCTTTGTTGCTTTATTTTTGCTTTTCTAAATGGTTATTTATTACACTCCTTTTTAATTGCAACATTATGCTTTGCATTAAGTTTTATATTGTGGTTGTTTGGATTCTGGGGCGGTGGTGACGCAAAATACTTTCCAGTCATGATGGTGGGCGTAAAACCCGACTATGCTATTGAAGCCATTTGCTATATCGGCTTATTTGGTGGAATCACCGTAATCGGTGTTTATGTGTATTGTTTGATTGCCAAAAAGGAGATAAAAAAAATAGGCATCCCTTACGGAATACCTATTTCTGCATCATGCTGTTTGTTTATGCTATTAAGCTTGTTGGTCCTCAGATAG
- a CDS encoding CpaF family protein: MNQLKQIYLDLRDEIFDAIDASTLSEISNEELAEQLSESVNILIDKKQLQVSSLKRAELVKALYDELKGLGPLQKLVENDDISDIMINGPYDVFIEIGGKVEKSPIQFVNEKQLNTIAKRIASNVGRRIDESSPLCDARLKDGSRVNIVIPPLAIDGTSISIRKFKEQKIKLENLVEFGAMSIEMAKLLSIASHCKCNILISGGTGSGKTTLLNALSGFIGEGERVVTIEDAAELQLQKPHIVRLETRQASVEGTGQITARDLVINALRMRPDRIIVGECRGAEAFEMLQAMNTGHDGSMSTLHANTPRDAIARTESMVMMATASLPLEAIRRTIVSAVDLIVQVRRLHDGSRKVMYISEIVGLEGNNVVMEDIFRFETTGSFDGGKIQGEFRSPGLSKRSVIYERARFFGLEDTVQELFS, translated from the coding sequence ATGAATCAACTAAAGCAGATCTATCTCGACTTACGAGATGAAATTTTTGACGCGATTGATGCTTCAACCTTAAGTGAAATCAGTAACGAAGAGCTGGCGGAGCAGTTGTCGGAGTCGGTCAATATCTTGATCGACAAAAAGCAGCTTCAGGTAAGTTCGCTAAAGCGCGCCGAGCTTGTTAAAGCGCTTTACGACGAGCTTAAAGGATTGGGACCGCTGCAAAAATTGGTCGAAAATGATGATATCTCGGACATCATGATCAATGGCCCATACGACGTCTTTATTGAAATTGGCGGTAAGGTAGAAAAGTCACCGATCCAATTTGTCAATGAAAAGCAGTTGAACACTATCGCTAAGCGCATCGCATCGAATGTTGGTCGCCGCATCGATGAGTCTTCTCCTTTGTGTGATGCGCGATTAAAAGACGGTAGCCGTGTCAATATCGTTATTCCTCCATTGGCGATTGATGGCACCTCCATCTCTATTCGTAAATTCAAAGAGCAAAAGATCAAACTAGAAAACTTGGTTGAATTTGGCGCCATGTCGATAGAAATGGCCAAGTTGTTGTCCATCGCCAGTCACTGTAAGTGCAACATTTTGATCTCTGGTGGTACCGGCTCGGGCAAAACAACCTTGCTTAACGCTCTGTCGGGATTTATCGGGGAAGGCGAACGTGTGGTCACCATTGAAGATGCGGCCGAATTGCAGTTGCAAAAGCCTCATATCGTTCGGTTAGAAACACGTCAAGCAAGTGTTGAAGGCACGGGGCAGATCACGGCTCGTGACCTCGTTATCAACGCTCTGCGTATGCGTCCGGACCGTATTATTGTCGGTGAGTGTCGTGGTGCAGAAGCTTTTGAGATGTTGCAGGCGATGAACACCGGCCACGATGGTTCAATGTCTACATTGCACGCCAATACGCCGCGAGATGCAATTGCACGTACTGAAAGCATGGTGATGATGGCAACTGCGTCGCTACCATTGGAGGCGATACGCCGCACCATCGTGAGTGCGGTGGATTTGATTGTTCAGGTAAGGCGTCTCCACGATGGCAGCCGTAAAGTCATGTACATCAGTGAAATTGTTGGGCTAGAAGGTAACAATGTGGTGATGGAAGATATTTTCCGATTTGAAACCACTGGCAGCTTTGATGGCGGCAAGATCCAAGGTGAGTTTCGCTCGCCTGGTTTGTCAAAGCGCTCGGTTATTTATGAGCGAGCTCGTTTCTTTGGTTTAGAAGATACGGTGCAGGAGTTGTTCTCATGA
- a CDS encoding AAA family ATPase, translating into MMDLDTLFKSSSSKRKGGNTNQDLIVSDDAGFLAAVDELYAIEGFEKPLKVTDLDEEATWNRSDVTLNHVILDMRNNQNMVDEVSDIATRLDVSIKLLVISNFDSIKLRDRVQSCGASYILWDEELDGLLASLKRDIAEASKSGKTRIAKRILILGTKGGIGVSCISSVLANALVKNANLKTLVVDHDSGAMNGDIFLGVKGYKIKENSIDLNQSEIDSAIATTYLCKVTEKLDYLALEKTTACLSDHASTLFSLSTELVDKYNFIIDSVPMSSFEEVHDQDLADKYHRIYLVCEPSVSSLRAYNRFKKKIGKAEHQVIFSQTRPHKDYLVTLKNAKERIKCHSSVDFAYEPGLEQKLIQMGTSGLMKSKYATSIAEMVSSLTGKQIQTKNAKKFTLFKK; encoded by the coding sequence ATGATGGATCTCGATACATTATTTAAAAGTTCATCCTCAAAAAGAAAAGGTGGCAATACCAACCAAGATTTGATCGTTTCTGACGATGCGGGATTTCTTGCTGCCGTTGATGAACTGTACGCAATCGAGGGGTTTGAAAAGCCCCTCAAAGTAACCGATTTGGATGAAGAAGCAACGTGGAATCGCAGTGACGTCACCTTAAATCACGTCATTTTGGATATGCGTAATAACCAAAACATGGTGGATGAGGTTTCTGATATTGCGACCCGTCTTGATGTCAGCATCAAGCTATTGGTTATTAGTAATTTTGATTCGATCAAGCTACGAGACCGTGTTCAGTCATGCGGTGCCAGTTACATTCTTTGGGATGAAGAGCTCGATGGATTATTAGCGAGCTTAAAGCGTGACATTGCAGAAGCATCAAAAAGCGGTAAGACGCGAATTGCGAAAAGGATCCTTATCCTGGGCACAAAAGGTGGTATCGGGGTTTCTTGTATTAGTAGCGTGTTGGCTAATGCATTGGTTAAAAATGCCAACCTAAAAACTCTAGTGGTTGATCACGATTCAGGTGCGATGAATGGCGATATTTTTCTCGGTGTTAAGGGGTACAAAATCAAGGAAAACAGTATCGATTTGAATCAGTCAGAGATCGATTCTGCCATTGCCACCACGTATCTGTGTAAAGTGACCGAAAAGCTGGACTATTTGGCTCTGGAAAAAACCACCGCGTGTCTGAGCGATCATGCCTCGACGCTATTTAGTCTCTCTACGGAACTGGTTGATAAATATAACTTTATTATTGATTCTGTGCCGATGAGCTCCTTTGAAGAGGTTCACGACCAAGATTTGGCGGACAAATACCATCGGATTTATTTAGTTTGTGAACCGTCGGTCTCTTCATTACGCGCTTACAACCGATTCAAAAAGAAAATCGGTAAGGCGGAGCATCAAGTGATTTTCAGCCAGACACGTCCTCACAAAGATTATTTGGTGACCCTAAAAAATGCCAAAGAGCGAATCAAATGCCATTCGTCTGTCGACTTTGCCTATGAACCGGGTCTGGAGCAAAAGCTGATTCAAATGGGAACCAGTGGCTTGATGAAGAGCAAATACGCGACGTCTATCGCTGAAATGGTTTCGTCTCTTACCGGAAAGCAAATCCAGACTAAAAACGCTAAGAAATTCACGTTGTTTAAAAAATGA
- a CDS encoding type II and III secretion system protein family protein, translating into MKKTLMCLLITTIGFVSSSVNSNELMNLNQGSAKTISLKRQISTVFVGDPEIADYKIIDETKVVVYGVGLGATSVIVYDRSGNELYNAEVVVNKSLRLVKQTLIARFPDESVNITNVGEQVILDGVVSSEEIKAQIYRTVGEMLKKSVTRNTLTLQDTSGGQVDSLDYTATYIYDNIINNLKVLTTEQINVKLTVAEVSSSFLSELGVSYSDSGQAGRFVNKLLDFTAQDIVAVITASGDDQIGRVLAEPNLSVISGETASFLVGGELPIAIRDESGISVSYKEYGVKLSMVAKVTDSENIRLSLLPEVSSIDEENKTANGLINVPALRTRKAQTTVQLKDGQSFVLAGLLTSEERESLSKIPVLGDIPILGALFSHTKSNQTKTELIIVATVNLVDPVKAEDIKLPSFRRTSDIERLLRIDLSSMNEPELEDTLNKGGFN; encoded by the coding sequence ATGAAAAAAACATTAATGTGTTTACTAATCACCACGATTGGCTTTGTCTCTTCATCGGTTAATTCTAATGAACTAATGAATTTAAATCAGGGATCAGCAAAAACCATTTCGTTGAAACGTCAAATTTCAACCGTATTTGTAGGTGATCCAGAAATTGCCGACTATAAAATCATCGATGAAACCAAAGTAGTGGTTTACGGTGTTGGCCTTGGTGCGACGTCGGTGATTGTCTATGACCGCTCTGGAAATGAACTTTACAACGCGGAAGTGGTGGTCAACAAAAGTCTGCGATTGGTGAAACAGACCTTGATTGCCCGTTTTCCAGATGAGTCTGTCAACATTACCAATGTAGGCGAGCAAGTGATTCTCGACGGGGTGGTAAGTAGTGAGGAAATAAAAGCTCAGATTTATCGTACGGTCGGCGAAATGCTTAAGAAAAGCGTCACTCGTAATACGCTTACTCTACAAGATACGAGCGGTGGACAAGTTGATTCTTTGGATTACACCGCCACTTATATTTACGACAACATTATCAATAATCTCAAGGTGCTGACTACCGAGCAGATCAACGTCAAACTGACTGTCGCCGAAGTCTCGAGCTCGTTTCTATCTGAGCTAGGTGTCTCTTATTCAGACAGTGGTCAGGCGGGACGTTTTGTGAACAAACTGCTTGATTTTACCGCTCAGGACATCGTTGCAGTAATTACCGCAAGTGGTGACGACCAAATTGGTCGTGTACTTGCCGAACCCAATCTTTCGGTGATCTCTGGTGAAACCGCAAGCTTTCTTGTCGGTGGTGAGTTGCCAATCGCCATCCGTGATGAGAGCGGAATTAGCGTGTCTTATAAAGAATATGGTGTGAAGTTGTCTATGGTCGCCAAGGTGACGGATTCGGAAAACATTCGCTTATCACTTTTGCCAGAAGTCAGCTCTATCGACGAAGAAAATAAGACCGCGAATGGTTTGATCAATGTGCCAGCGCTACGTACACGTAAAGCTCAAACAACCGTTCAACTAAAGGACGGCCAGAGTTTTGTGTTGGCAGGTTTGTTAACGTCAGAAGAGCGCGAGTCATTAAGCAAAATCCCTGTATTGGGTGATATTCCTATTCTTGGCGCTTTGTTCAGCCATACAAAATCCAATCAAACCAAAACTGAATTAATCATTGTCGCCACGGTGAACTTGGTGGACCCAGTGAAAGCGGAAGACATCAAATTACCAAGTTTCCGTCGCACCAGTGATATCGAGCGTCTACTGAGAATCGACCTCTCATCAATGAATGAACCTGAGTTGGAAGATACGTTGAACAAAGGGGGATTCAATTAA
- a CDS encoding LysR family transcriptional regulator gives MKTVHRMIDVKYLRTFSQVAKHKSFTAAAESLFMTQPAVSQHIKKIENTIGASIFVRKEGFGLTKHGKVLLEYADQTMSMYEKLFKDLEKVDTREQYNIAIADSFCPILVEKVVSEFRALNNTDLAITSFSTTSTIDIANFDVIFSLNRLSSENGNSYQLRSSSYVISHTACIDLYECYPFRVVYCNSLSKTLVQELLKENKIDTRFVSSWVSTSSARLMNKELENHGTIMVCPDWSVREPNYKKIPTSQQVNMNVWFSEGMSDELDKIGLKAKLNDLFEQHH, from the coding sequence ATGAAAACCGTTCATAGAATGATCGACGTAAAATATCTTCGGACATTTTCACAGGTTGCAAAACACAAAAGCTTTACAGCTGCAGCCGAGTCACTATTTATGACTCAGCCCGCTGTGTCGCAGCATATCAAAAAGATCGAAAATACAATTGGGGCTAGTATTTTTGTTAGAAAAGAGGGATTTGGGCTTACGAAACACGGTAAGGTGTTATTAGAATATGCGGATCAAACAATGTCCATGTATGAAAAGCTATTCAAAGATTTAGAAAAAGTGGATACGAGAGAGCAATATAACATTGCGATTGCAGATTCGTTCTGTCCTATTCTCGTAGAAAAAGTCGTGAGCGAATTTCGTGCACTGAATAATACAGATTTAGCGATCACCAGTTTTAGTACAACGTCTACGATCGATATCGCTAACTTCGATGTAATATTCAGTCTCAATCGATTGAGCTCTGAAAATGGTAATTCTTATCAGTTAAGATCATCAAGTTATGTAATTAGTCACACAGCATGTATAGACTTATATGAGTGCTATCCGTTCCGAGTGGTTTATTGCAACTCCTTGTCGAAAACCTTGGTTCAAGAATTACTGAAAGAGAACAAAATCGATACGCGGTTTGTCTCAAGTTGGGTAAGCACGAGTTCTGCAAGACTGATGAACAAAGAGTTGGAAAACCATGGCACCATCATGGTTTGTCCTGATTGGTCAGTTAGAGAGCCTAACTACAAGAAGATTCCCACTAGCCAACAGGTCAATATGAATGTTTGGTTTAGTGAAGGGATGTCTGATGAGTTAGACAAAATTGGCTTAAAGGCGAAACTCAACGATCTTTTTGAACAGCATCATTAG
- a CDS encoding Flp family type IVb pilin has translation MFNKVMTKAIEWKLNLNQGLRSLNEDKRGVTAVEYAIIAVAMSAIILFVFKDGTLKQTLNNAMSAISSKMTEAGTVSGTGGTGGAAGGAAGGGATGG, from the coding sequence ATGTTTAACAAAGTTATGACAAAAGCGATTGAGTGGAAGTTAAACCTTAATCAAGGTCTTCGATCTCTAAATGAAGATAAACGCGGTGTAACGGCGGTAGAATACGCGATTATCGCAGTGGCAATGTCTGCAATTATTTTGTTTGTTTTCAAGGATGGTACTCTAAAGCAAACTCTTAATAATGCGATGAGTGCTATTTCATCAAAAATGACAGAAGCTGGAACCGTTAGTGGCACAGGTGGCACAGGTGGTGCTGCAGGTGGTGCTGCAGGTGGTGGTGCAACAGGCGGTTAA